From Dasypus novemcinctus isolate mDasNov1 chromosome 11, mDasNov1.1.hap2, whole genome shotgun sequence, one genomic window encodes:
- the HMGN3 gene encoding high mobility group nucleosome-binding domain-containing protein 3 isoform X8, translating into MPKRKSPENSEGKDGSKVTKQEPTRRSARLSAKPAPPKPEPKPRKTSAKKEPGTKINKGARGKKEEKQEAGKEGTAPSENGETKAEEAQKIESVDNKGD; encoded by the exons tcTCCAGAGAATTCAGAGGGCAAAGATGGATCCAAAGTAACTAAACAAGAG CCCACAAGACGGTCTGCAAGATTGTCAGCG AAACCTGCTCCACCAAAACCTGAACCAAAACCAAGAAAAACATCTGCTAAG AAAGAACCCGGAACAAAGATTAACAAAGGTGCTagaggaaagaaggaggaaaagcAGGAAGCTGGAAAGGAAGGTACTGCACCATCTGAAAATGGTGAAACTAAAGCTGAAGAG GCACAGAaaattgaatctgtagataacaAGGGAGACTGA
- the HMGN3 gene encoding high mobility group nucleosome-binding domain-containing protein 3 isoform X7 gives MPKRKSPENSEGKDGSKVTKQEPTRRSARLSAKPAPPKPEPKPRKTSAKKEPGTKINKGARGKKEEKQEAGKEGTAPSENGETKAEEIHISRSTVNVSTCRGTPPSTLSVKGQIETVRVKGTVENSACLQ, from the exons tcTCCAGAGAATTCAGAGGGCAAAGATGGATCCAAAGTAACTAAACAAGAG CCCACAAGACGGTCTGCAAGATTGTCAGCG AAACCTGCTCCACCAAAACCTGAACCAAAACCAAGAAAAACATCTGCTAAG AAAGAACCCGGAACAAAGATTAACAAAGGTGCTagaggaaagaaggaggaaaagcAGGAAGCTGGAAAGGAAGGTACTGCACCATCTGAAAATGGTGAAACTAAAGCTGAAGAG ATCCACATCTCTCGCTCAACTGTTAATGTCTCAACCTGCAGAGGTACCCCACCCAGCACTCTGTCAGTAAAGGGGCAGATTGAAACAGTGAGAGTTAAGGGTACAGTAGAAAATTCTGCATGTTTGCAGTGA